One genomic region from Sphingomicrobium aestuariivivum encodes:
- a CDS encoding TIGR00341 family protein produces MTARIVEIYLPEAEAPALEAVLARHSRRFWREVVPGPLEKYSCIVQQRYTERLLDELEARFGALPDFTAHVARLEAVLPSVEENAASALPLDPDLRPPTALERFFSRDRLSTDELYADIRESLRLRPAYLLTVTLSAIIAALGMRSSQTAVVIGAMVIAPLLGPTLGLALAATVGNARIGRRAATTLAAGSLCAILAGVLVAQFVSFDPFTPELLNRTLVQPADVALALACGAAGVLAFSQGASLALVGVMIAVALVPPLAAAGLYAGAGYAAAGASAIFLFAVNLTCVNVAGILTFLLQGLPPKNWRLTGGILSIWVGLLVLLTASIAGRIVLDLGPLGTF; encoded by the coding sequence ATGACGGCACGCATCGTCGAGATCTACCTGCCCGAAGCCGAGGCGCCCGCGCTCGAAGCCGTGCTCGCGCGGCACAGCCGCCGCTTCTGGCGCGAGGTCGTCCCCGGCCCCCTCGAGAAATACAGCTGCATCGTCCAGCAGCGTTATACCGAGCGCCTTCTCGACGAGCTCGAGGCGCGCTTCGGCGCGCTGCCCGACTTCACCGCCCATGTAGCGCGGCTCGAGGCAGTGTTGCCCTCGGTCGAGGAAAATGCCGCCAGCGCGCTCCCGCTCGATCCCGACCTGCGCCCGCCGACCGCGCTCGAGCGCTTCTTCAGCCGCGACCGGCTCAGCACCGACGAGCTCTACGCCGACATTCGCGAGAGCCTGCGGCTGCGCCCCGCCTACCTGCTGACCGTAACCCTGTCGGCGATCATCGCCGCGCTCGGCATGCGCTCGAGCCAGACCGCGGTGGTCATCGGCGCGATGGTCATCGCCCCGCTGCTCGGCCCCACCCTCGGGCTCGCGCTCGCCGCCACCGTTGGCAATGCCCGTATCGGGCGGCGGGCGGCGACGACGCTCGCCGCCGGTTCGCTCTGCGCCATACTCGCCGGCGTCCTCGTCGCGCAATTCGTCAGTTTCGATCCCTTCACCCCCGAGCTTCTCAACCGCACCCTCGTCCAGCCTGCCGACGTCGCGCTCGCGCTCGCCTGCGGGGCGGCGGGCGTGCTCGCCTTCAGCCAGGGCGCTTCACTGGCGCTGGTGGGGGTGATGATCGCGGTCGCGCTGGTGCCGCCGCTGGCCGCTGCGGGGCTCTATGCCGGGGCGGGCTATGCAGCAGCGGGGGCGAGCGCGATCTTCCTTTTCGCCGTCAATCTCACCTGCGTGAACGTGGCGGGGATCCTCACCTTCCTCCTCCAGGGCCTCCCGCCCAAGAACTGGCGACTGACGGGCGGCATCCTGTCGATCTGGGTCGGGCTCCTTGTCCTGCTCACCGCGAGCATCGCGGGCCGCATCGTCCTCGACCTCGGCCCGCTCGGCACCTTCTGA
- a CDS encoding zinc-ribbon domain-containing protein: MILTCPACATRYNVKAGAIPPEGRTVRCANCGHKWHAEPEEAPADAVPAPEPVASPPPPPPVTEPETAAPVETPPVPEESEVAPPPPVPEPEPVLHDEPVEPEVRAEAEEQAAHQEEAIAEQHVGDPFDHEPEIHDIGFTGIEDADEPEAKNRRWIWLFLLVALLAALVAAAAVFAPPQWKDQLGLTAAAPASETPLDLILTSQSREKLESGNDFLSFGGRVVNSSTEQQDVPPIRVELVDEAGAVVASWTIPPPAEQLDPGESASFNSAEADIPPSARDLVVTFAK, from the coding sequence ATGATCCTCACCTGTCCCGCCTGCGCGACGCGCTACAATGTCAAAGCGGGGGCCATCCCCCCCGAAGGGCGCACCGTGCGCTGCGCCAATTGCGGCCACAAATGGCACGCCGAACCCGAAGAGGCGCCCGCCGACGCGGTGCCCGCGCCCGAGCCGGTCGCGTCGCCGCCGCCCCCGCCGCCCGTCACCGAGCCCGAGACCGCTGCGCCGGTCGAAACGCCGCCGGTCCCCGAGGAAAGCGAGGTCGCGCCGCCGCCCCCCGTTCCCGAGCCCGAGCCCGTCCTCCATGACGAGCCGGTCGAGCCCGAGGTGCGCGCCGAGGCCGAGGAACAGGCCGCCCACCAGGAAGAAGCGATCGCCGAGCAACATGTCGGCGACCCCTTCGACCATGAACCCGAGATCCACGACATCGGCTTCACCGGTATCGAGGATGCGGACGAGCCCGAGGCGAAAAACCGCCGCTGGATCTGGCTGTTCCTGCTCGTCGCCCTGCTCGCCGCGCTCGTCGCCGCCGCCGCGGTGTTCGCGCCGCCGCAGTGGAAGGACCAGCTCGGCCTCACCGCCGCCGCGCCGGCGAGCGAGACCCCGCTCGACCTCATCCTCACGAGCCAGAGCCGCGAGAAGCTCGAGAGCGGCAACGACTTCCTTTCCTTCGGCGGGCGGGTCGTGAACAGCTCGACCGAACAACAGGACGTGCCGCCAATCCGCGTCGAGCTCGTCGACGAGGCCGGCGCGGTCGTCGCCAGCTGGACGATCCCGCCCCCCGCCGAGCAGCTCGACCCCGGCGAAAGCGCCAGTTTCAACAGCGCCGAGGCCGACATTCCGCCGAGCGCGCGCGACCTCGTCGTGACCTTCGCGAAATAG
- the ftsE gene encoding cell division ATP-binding protein FtsE has translation MIAAFDHVGLRYGTGAEVLHDLDFKLAKGGFYYLTGPSGAGKTSLLKLLYLAQKPTRGRLMLFDEDIMDLPRSALPALRRRIGIVYQDFRLVNELSAYDNVALPLRIMGHDEEEIAGPVGEMLDWVGLSDRAGARPPTLSGGEQQRVAIARAVIGKPDLLVADEPTGNVDAEMAGRLLSLFSGLNRLGTTVFVATHDLSLVKQTPGATLLRLDKGTLKDPTGALRNPPRREAP, from the coding sequence ATGATCGCCGCCTTCGACCATGTGGGGCTGCGCTATGGCACCGGCGCCGAAGTTCTCCACGACCTCGACTTCAAGCTCGCCAAGGGCGGCTTCTACTATCTCACCGGACCCTCGGGGGCGGGCAAGACCTCGCTCCTCAAGCTCCTCTACCTGGCGCAGAAACCGACGCGCGGGCGGCTGATGCTGTTCGACGAGGATATCATGGACCTGCCCCGCAGCGCGTTGCCCGCGCTCAGGCGGCGGATCGGCATCGTTTACCAGGACTTCCGGCTGGTCAACGAGCTGTCGGCCTATGACAATGTCGCGCTCCCGCTCCGGATCATGGGTCATGACGAGGAGGAAATCGCCGGGCCGGTCGGCGAGATGCTCGACTGGGTCGGCCTGTCGGACCGCGCCGGCGCCCGCCCGCCGACGCTGTCGGGGGGCGAACAGCAGCGCGTCGCCATTGCCCGCGCGGTGATCGGCAAGCCCGACCTCCTCGTGGCCGACGAGCCGACCGGCAATGTCGATGCCGAGATGGCCGGACGCCTCCTGTCGCTGTTCAGCGGATTGAACCGGCTCGGCACGACGGTCTTCGTCGCCACCCACGACCTGTCGCTCGTCAAGCAGACGCCGGGCGCCACGCTGTTGCGGCTCGACAAGGGCACGCTGAAGGATCCGACGGGGGCGCTCAGGAACCCGCCGCGGCGGGAGGCGCCCTAG
- a CDS encoding cell division protein FtsX, with amino-acid sequence MARETNLLPGTRGKGTGATGYLLAIMLFVMTVTGAAGLALFNGSRMVEQASAGDFVVQLPGGAGQAAELESFIAAQEGVRSAQAVPQAEVDALLEQWLGPAAEDADLPLPALVEVEMAGDGASLAQALAEEYPEAGLAAQAETLGPLLNALEAVALAGLGLVLAIALATAAAVVLATRAALAANRSTIGTLHGMGATDGQVARQFDRRIAREALVGGTLGTLLAILLLFAISRTGGESLSFLVGGARLVGWGEFALLLLLAPIAAAIAYVVARATILRDLKREP; translated from the coding sequence ATGGCACGCGAGACCAACCTCCTTCCCGGCACGCGCGGCAAGGGCACCGGCGCGACCGGCTATCTCCTCGCCATCATGCTGTTCGTGATGACCGTGACGGGCGCGGCAGGGCTCGCCCTGTTCAACGGCAGCCGCATGGTCGAGCAGGCGAGCGCGGGCGATTTCGTCGTCCAACTGCCGGGCGGCGCGGGGCAGGCGGCCGAGCTCGAAAGCTTCATCGCGGCGCAGGAGGGCGTGCGCTCGGCGCAGGCCGTGCCGCAGGCCGAGGTCGACGCGCTGCTCGAACAATGGCTCGGTCCTGCTGCCGAGGATGCCGACCTGCCGCTGCCCGCGCTGGTCGAGGTCGAGATGGCGGGCGACGGGGCATCACTCGCCCAAGCACTGGCCGAGGAATATCCGGAAGCGGGGCTGGCCGCGCAGGCGGAAACGCTGGGGCCGCTGCTAAACGCGCTCGAGGCCGTGGCGCTGGCGGGGCTCGGCCTCGTGCTGGCGATCGCGCTGGCCACCGCCGCGGCGGTAGTGCTCGCCACCCGTGCGGCGCTGGCAGCCAACCGCTCGACGATCGGCACCCTGCACGGCATGGGCGCGACCGACGGGCAGGTGGCGCGCCAGTTCGACCGCCGTATCGCCCGCGAGGCGCTGGTCGGCGGCACGCTCGGCACGCTGCTCGCCATCCTCCTCCTCTTCGCCATCTCGCGGACGGGGGGCGAGAGCCTCTCCTTCCTCGTCGGCGGGGCGCGGCTGGTCGGCTGGGGCGAGTTCGCCCTGCTCCTGCTCCTCGCGCCGATCGCGGCGGCCATCGCATATGTGGTTGCGCGCGCGACGATCCTGCGCGATCTCAAGCGCGAACCATGA
- a CDS encoding YdcF family protein codes for MILRLFSFVVALYALGFILFAVSLGQPAPGEASAQAAVVLTGGSGRIEQGIERLEEKRADRLLIAGADPLVTQADLVEVTGGRERLFDCCITIGSESVDTRTNAEEAKAWIDAGGYDEIMLVTSDWHMRRAAFEFRETLGDDVTVIEDAVRTEPTLLTLFGEYNKYVLRRVGLLVGL; via the coding sequence ATGATCCTGCGTCTCTTCTCTTTCGTCGTCGCGCTCTACGCGCTCGGTTTCATCCTCTTCGCGGTGAGCCTCGGCCAACCCGCGCCCGGCGAGGCCAGCGCGCAGGCCGCAGTCGTGCTGACCGGCGGCAGCGGGCGGATCGAACAGGGCATCGAGCGGCTCGAGGAGAAACGCGCCGACAGGTTGCTGATCGCCGGCGCGGACCCGCTGGTGACACAGGCCGACCTCGTCGAGGTGACCGGCGGGCGCGAGCGCCTGTTCGACTGCTGCATCACAATCGGGTCGGAATCGGTCGACACGCGGACCAACGCCGAGGAGGCCAAGGCGTGGATCGATGCGGGTGGTTATGACGAGATCATGCTGGTGACGAGCGACTGGCACATGCGCCGCGCCGCCTTCGAATTCCGCGAAACGCTAGGCGATGACGTCACGGTGATCGAGGATGCGGTGCGGACCGAACCCACGCTGCTCACGCTGTTCGGCGAATATAACAAATATGTGCTGCGCCGCGTCGGCCTGCTGGTGGGGCTCTAG
- a CDS encoding lysophospholipid acyltransferase family protein: MDLLRSILFALIFYPATVLVCVTALIVAPFGTKPLQAVVRFWAVLHRWLMKYVLRIRFTWNREVPEGAYLIAVKHHAMLEAVDTLRFARTPIVVMKQELVDLPLWGWVTRVFGVIGVDRSAGAKALRDMVKKGKKAQADGRPIVIFPEGTRVPEGAAPKLGSGFAGLYRMLGMPVIPIAHDSIHVWPKGFVKKAGTVRFHVGEIIPPGLSRAEIEREVYEAINRFVAEEQAPRDEA; encoded by the coding sequence ATGGACCTTCTCCGCAGCATCCTGTTCGCGCTGATCTTCTATCCGGCCACCGTGCTCGTCTGCGTGACCGCGCTCATCGTCGCGCCATTCGGCACCAAGCCGCTCCAGGCGGTCGTCCGTTTCTGGGCCGTGCTGCACCGCTGGCTGATGAAATATGTGCTGCGCATCCGCTTTACCTGGAACCGCGAGGTGCCCGAGGGCGCCTATCTCATCGCGGTGAAGCATCACGCGATGCTCGAGGCAGTCGACACGCTGCGTTTTGCCCGCACGCCGATCGTGGTGATGAAGCAGGAGCTGGTCGACCTGCCCCTGTGGGGATGGGTGACGCGGGTGTTCGGGGTGATCGGCGTCGACCGTTCGGCGGGGGCCAAGGCGCTCCGCGACATGGTCAAGAAAGGCAAGAAGGCACAGGCCGACGGTCGCCCCATCGTCATCTTCCCCGAAGGCACGCGCGTGCCCGAGGGCGCCGCGCCCAAGCTCGGCTCGGGCTTTGCCGGGCTTTACCGCATGCTCGGCATGCCGGTGATCCCGATCGCGCATGATTCGATCCACGTCTGGCCCAAGGGCTTCGTGAAGAAGGCCGGCACCGTACGCTTCCACGTCGGCGAGATCATCCCGCCGGGCCTCAGCCGCGCCGAGATCGAGCGCGAAGTGTATGAGGCGATCAACCGCTTCGTCGCCGAGGAACAGGCCCCGCGCGACGAAGCGTAG
- the pheT gene encoding phenylalanine--tRNA ligase subunit beta — translation MKFTLSWLKEHLDTDASAEEIAATLTAIGLEVEEVTNPAEAIRPFKVAKVLSAEPHPQADKLQVLTVDNGTEQLQVVCGAPNAREGLVGVFGGPGTYVPGPDFTLGNATIRGVDSFGMMCSARELELGEDHDGIIELPADAPVGQSYANYAHLDDPVFDVNVLANRPDCMGVYGIARDLAAAGLGSLKLPTTDLLPHGDEEPSVGVTIEEGSGCHAFWRREIRGVKNGQSPDWLQRRLKAVGQKPISALVDITNYFTLDQARPLHVYDVAKLQGDIVVRRGRGEADKFMALNDKEYEPTEHDIVIADDRGAIGLGGVIGGEATGVDETTDTVLVESAWFDAETIAKTGQRHNLVTDARMRFERGIDPASTSEGVEDPVRMMIAHAGGVASTPRITNNLPRDGYPYILNVVSYRPQRLEELAGIQLSDEEQLAILARLSIFSTDVDSLVEDHEDEAAARAAYEDVAREGAWLLHVPSWRPDIEGESDVVEEIARLHGFDKIPTTALPRDFGVARPTATRGQVAERRLRRTAAARGLHEAITWSFISEKQAEAFGGGAHVLANPISEDLKVMRPSLLPGLAAAARRNLDRGQSSVRLFEIGRRYLADGEKPTATLLLVGEAAPRGWQAGKARAFTAYDAKAEAYALLDAAGAPTANLSIFEGAGDDWHPGRSASLGLGPKKILARFGELHPALLKTLDLPEGSVAAEIYLDAIPAPRNKDRARAAYAPPALQPVSRDFAFIVPEGLQAAQLERAVAGAEKKRIVATRIFDRFEGKDGLSLAIEVTLQPGDKSFTEEELSEISQKIVTAAEAKGAKLRG, via the coding sequence ATGAAGTTCACCCTGAGCTGGCTGAAAGAGCATCTCGACACCGACGCCTCGGCCGAAGAGATCGCCGCTACCTTGACCGCCATCGGCCTCGAGGTCGAGGAGGTCACCAACCCCGCCGAAGCCATCCGGCCTTTCAAGGTCGCGAAGGTCCTCTCGGCCGAGCCGCATCCGCAAGCCGACAAGCTGCAGGTCCTGACCGTCGACAATGGCACCGAGCAGCTGCAGGTCGTCTGCGGTGCGCCCAACGCCCGTGAAGGGCTCGTCGGCGTCTTCGGCGGCCCCGGCACCTATGTTCCCGGCCCCGACTTCACACTCGGCAACGCCACCATCCGCGGCGTCGACAGCTTCGGCATGATGTGTTCGGCGCGCGAGCTCGAGCTTGGCGAGGACCATGACGGCATCATCGAGCTGCCCGCCGATGCCCCCGTCGGCCAGAGCTATGCCAACTATGCCCACCTCGACGACCCCGTTTTCGACGTGAATGTGCTCGCCAACCGGCCCGACTGCATGGGCGTCTACGGCATCGCGCGCGACCTCGCTGCCGCCGGCCTCGGCAGCCTCAAGCTGCCGACGACCGACCTCCTCCCCCACGGCGATGAAGAACCCTCGGTCGGCGTGACGATCGAGGAAGGTTCGGGCTGCCACGCTTTCTGGCGCCGCGAGATCCGCGGCGTGAAGAACGGTCAGAGCCCCGACTGGCTCCAGCGCCGCCTGAAAGCGGTCGGCCAGAAGCCGATCAGCGCGCTCGTCGACATCACCAACTATTTCACGCTCGACCAGGCCCGCCCGCTCCACGTCTATGACGTCGCCAAGCTGCAGGGCGATATCGTCGTGCGCCGTGGCCGCGGCGAGGCCGACAAGTTCATGGCGCTCAACGACAAGGAATATGAGCCGACCGAGCATGACATCGTCATTGCCGACGATCGCGGCGCGATCGGGCTGGGCGGCGTCATCGGCGGCGAGGCCACCGGTGTTGACGAGACCACCGACACAGTCCTTGTCGAAAGCGCCTGGTTCGACGCCGAGACCATCGCCAAGACCGGCCAGCGCCACAATCTCGTGACCGACGCGCGCATGCGCTTCGAGCGCGGCATCGACCCCGCCTCCACGAGCGAGGGCGTCGAGGATCCGGTGCGCATGATGATCGCCCACGCGGGCGGCGTCGCCTCGACCCCGCGCATCACCAACAACCTGCCGCGTGACGGCTATCCCTACATCCTCAACGTCGTGAGCTATCGCCCGCAGCGTCTCGAGGAACTGGCCGGCATCCAGCTGTCCGACGAAGAGCAGCTCGCCATCCTCGCGCGCCTGTCGATCTTCTCGACCGATGTCGACAGCCTTGTCGAGGACCATGAGGACGAAGCCGCCGCCCGCGCCGCCTATGAGGACGTCGCGCGCGAGGGCGCCTGGCTCCTCCACGTGCCGAGCTGGCGCCCCGACATCGAGGGCGAGAGCGACGTGGTCGAGGAAATCGCCCGTCTCCACGGCTTCGACAAGATCCCGACGACCGCCTTGCCGCGCGACTTCGGGGTCGCCCGTCCGACCGCGACGCGCGGCCAGGTCGCCGAGCGCCGCCTGCGCCGCACTGCCGCCGCGCGCGGGCTCCACGAGGCCATCACCTGGAGCTTCATCTCGGAGAAGCAGGCCGAGGCCTTCGGCGGCGGCGCGCATGTGCTCGCCAACCCGATCAGCGAAGACCTCAAGGTCATGCGGCCCTCGCTCCTGCCCGGCCTTGCCGCCGCGGCACGCCGCAACCTCGACCGCGGCCAGTCCTCGGTCCGGCTGTTCGAAATCGGGCGCCGCTACCTCGCCGACGGCGAGAAGCCGACCGCGACGCTGCTCCTCGTCGGCGAGGCGGCCCCGCGCGGCTGGCAGGCGGGCAAGGCGCGCGCCTTCACCGCCTATGACGCCAAGGCAGAAGCCTATGCGCTGCTCGATGCCGCGGGGGCCCCGACGGCCAACCTGTCGATCTTCGAGGGCGCTGGCGACGACTGGCACCCGGGTCGTTCGGCCTCGCTCGGTCTCGGCCCCAAGAAGATCCTCGCCCGCTTCGGCGAATTGCACCCCGCGCTCCTGAAGACGCTCGATCTGCCCGAGGGCAGCGTGGCGGCCGAGATCTATCTCGACGCCATCCCCGCGCCCCGCAACAAGGATCGCGCCCGCGCCGCTTATGCCCCGCCCGCGCTCCAGCCGGTCAGTCGCGACTTCGCCTTCATCGTGCCCGAGGGGCTGCAGGCCGCGCAGCTCGAGCGCGCGGTCGCCGGTGCCGAAAAGAAGCGGATCGTCGCGACCCGCATCTTCGACCGCTTCGAGGGCAAGGACGGACTGAGCCTCGCGATCGAGGTCACGCTCCAGCCGGGCGACAAGAGTTTTACGGAAGAAGAGCTCTCGGAAATCTCGCAGAAGATTGTGACGGCAGCCGAGGCAAAAGGCGCCAAGCTGCGCGGATAA
- the pheS gene encoding phenylalanine--tRNA ligase subunit alpha yields the protein MPAPDELVTLYSDKVAKAGDLAALDAIRVEALGKQGEITQLLKTLGKMDPETRKVEGPKIQGARQSVADAIEARKDALEAQALEARLASEKLDLSLPVDQTPLGSVHPVSQVMDELSEIFADMGFAVAEGPEIEDDWHNFEALNIPEAHPARAMQDTFYVATGEEGAPPVLRTHTSPVQIRTMMREQPPIRIIAPGRVYRSDSDATHTPMFHQVEGLVIDRNIHMGHLKWTLETFLKAFFEREDIVLRLRPSYFPFTEPSAEVDVGWSEVKGRRVVGGSEGWMEVLGSGMVHPKVIANCGLDPDEWQGFAFGCGIDRLAMLKYGMDDLRAFFDGDLRWLKHYGFGMLDTPTLSAGVGA from the coding sequence ATGCCCGCACCTGATGAACTCGTAACGCTTTACAGCGACAAAGTGGCCAAGGCCGGCGATCTCGCCGCGCTTGACGCCATCCGTGTCGAAGCCCTCGGAAAGCAGGGGGAAATCACCCAGCTGCTGAAGACCCTCGGCAAGATGGACCCCGAAACCCGCAAGGTCGAAGGCCCGAAGATCCAGGGCGCCCGCCAGTCGGTCGCCGACGCCATCGAGGCGCGCAAGGACGCGCTCGAAGCGCAAGCCCTCGAGGCCCGCCTCGCGTCGGAGAAGCTCGACCTGTCGCTTCCCGTCGACCAGACCCCGCTCGGCAGCGTGCATCCGGTCAGCCAGGTGATGGACGAACTCTCCGAGATTTTCGCCGACATGGGTTTTGCCGTCGCCGAGGGTCCCGAGATCGAGGACGACTGGCACAATTTCGAAGCGCTCAACATTCCCGAGGCGCACCCCGCCCGCGCGATGCAGGACACCTTCTACGTCGCGACCGGCGAAGAGGGCGCCCCGCCGGTGCTGCGCACCCATACCTCGCCGGTGCAGATCCGCACCATGATGCGCGAGCAGCCGCCGATCCGCATCATCGCGCCGGGCCGCGTCTATCGCTCCGACAGCGATGCCACCCACACGCCGATGTTCCACCAGGTCGAGGGCCTCGTCATCGATCGCAACATCCACATGGGTCACCTCAAGTGGACGCTCGAGACCTTCCTCAAGGCTTTCTTCGAGCGCGAAGATATCGTGCTTCGCCTGCGCCCCAGCTACTTTCCCTTCACCGAGCCCTCGGCCGAGGTCGACGTCGGCTGGTCCGAGGTGAAGGGCCGCCGCGTCGTCGGCGGCTCCGAAGGCTGGATGGAAGTGCTGGGTTCGGGGATGGTCCATCCCAAGGTCATCGCCAATTGCGGGCTCGATCCCGATGAATGGCAGGGCTTTGCCTTCGGCTGCGGCATCGACCGCCTCGCCATGCTCAAATATGGCATGGACGATTTGCGCGCCTTCTTCGACGGCGACCTTCGTTGGCTCAAACATTATGGATTCGGCATGCTCGACACGCCCACCCTGTCGGCGGGAGTCGGCGCATGA
- a CDS encoding DUF5996 family protein translates to MHWPELDAESDGSTWARLHLASQMIGKVKLANSPWTNHGWHIALQPAAEGLATLPIDAGGRRFTLALDLCSHAIALSTDNGARDGVPLGEGTIADMHDALVAMLGRHGLPNDFNGMPNEVEDAVPFASDDRPLPYDENAAMRLRQALVAMLPVFERYRAGFIGKSSPLHFFWGSFDLAVTRFSGREAPRHPGGIPGLPDRITREAYSHEVSSAGFWGGGAAGADPIFYAYAYPSPEGYADASLSVGGWSDELSEWVLPYAEVRGADDPEGMLAAFLEESYALAARLGGWPAGLLRAPVAP, encoded by the coding sequence ATGCACTGGCCCGAACTGGACGCGGAAAGCGACGGATCGACCTGGGCGCGGCTGCATCTTGCCAGCCAGATGATCGGCAAGGTGAAGCTGGCGAACAGTCCGTGGACCAATCACGGCTGGCACATCGCGTTGCAGCCGGCGGCCGAAGGGCTCGCCACCTTGCCGATCGATGCGGGCGGGCGGCGCTTCACGCTGGCGCTCGACCTGTGCAGCCATGCCATCGCGCTCAGCACCGACAATGGTGCGCGCGATGGGGTGCCGCTGGGCGAAGGGACGATTGCCGACATGCATGACGCGCTGGTCGCGATGCTCGGGCGGCACGGGCTCCCGAACGATTTCAACGGCATGCCCAACGAGGTGGAGGATGCCGTGCCCTTTGCCAGTGACGATCGTCCGCTGCCCTATGACGAGAATGCAGCGATGCGGTTGCGACAGGCGCTGGTGGCGATGCTGCCCGTGTTCGAGCGCTATCGCGCCGGCTTCATCGGCAAGTCCTCCCCGTTGCATTTCTTCTGGGGCAGCTTCGATCTCGCCGTGACGCGCTTTTCGGGACGCGAGGCGCCGCGCCATCCGGGCGGCATCCCGGGGCTGCCCGACCGCATCACCCGCGAGGCCTATAGCCACGAGGTTTCGAGCGCCGGCTTCTGGGGTGGCGGGGCGGCGGGGGCGGACCCGATCTTCTATGCCTACGCCTATCCCTCGCCCGAGGGCTATGCGGACGCATCGCTGTCGGTCGGCGGCTGGTCGGACGAGCTGTCGGAATGGGTGCTGCCCTATGCCGAGGTGAGGGGCGCCGATGATCCCGAGGGGATGCTCGCCGCCTTTCTCGAGGAGAGTTATGCGCTGGCGGCGCGGCTGGGCGGATGGCCGGCGGGGCTGCTGCGCGCGCCGGTCGCGCCATAG
- the rplT gene encoding 50S ribosomal protein L20, translating into MARVKRGVTTKAKHKRILKEARGYYGRRKNTIRIARQAVEKAGQYAYRDRKVKKRTFRALWIQRINAAVRAEGLTYGRFMHGLKLSGIELDRKVLADMAMHEAEAFSAIVAQVKKALPAEAA; encoded by the coding sequence ATGGCACGCGTCAAACGTGGTGTGACCACCAAGGCCAAGCATAAGCGGATCCTCAAGGAAGCCCGCGGTTATTACGGTCGTCGCAAGAACACCATCCGCATCGCCCGTCAGGCCGTCGAAAAGGCCGGCCAGTACGCTTACCGCGATCGCAAGGTGAAGAAGCGGACCTTCCGCGCCCTCTGGATCCAGCGCATCAACGCTGCGGTCCGCGCGGAAGGCCTGACCTACGGTCGCTTCATGCACGGCCTCAAGCTGTCGGGCATCGAGCTCGACCGCAAGGTCCTCGCCGACATGGCGATGCACGAAGCCGAGGCTTTCTCGGCGATCGTCGCGCAGGTCAAGAAGGCGCTTCCCGCCGAAGCCGCCTAA
- the rpmI gene encoding 50S ribosomal protein L35, translating into MPKMKTKSGVKKRFKMTASGKVKHGVAGKRHRLISHNAKYIRQNRGTEVLPACDAKRLKQWATYGL; encoded by the coding sequence ATGCCGAAGATGAAGACCAAGAGCGGCGTCAAGAAGCGCTTCAAGATGACCGCTTCGGGCAAGGTCAAGCACGGTGTCGCTGGCAAGCGCCACCGCCTGATCAGCCACAACGCCAAGTACATCCGCCAGAACCGCGGCACCGAAGTGCTGCCCGCCTGCGACGCCAAGCGTCTCAAGCAGTGGGCGACCTACGGGCTCTAA